The following are encoded together in the Acidicapsa ligni genome:
- the mgrA gene encoding L-glyceraldehyde 3-phosphate reductase, producing the protein MNYVADAKRYDGAQFRRSGRSGIVLPPVSLGLWQNFGGVNSFETGRAMVRRAFDRGVTHFDLANNYGPPYGSAEENFGEILRKDFRGYRNELLISSKAGWDMWPGPYGIGGSRKYLLASLDESLQRMGLEYVDIFYSHRPSMDVPLEETMGALAHAVRQGKALYVGISSYSPERTREAAKILKSEGVPLLIHQPSYSMLNRWIEKDLLATLDELGVGCIAFSPLAQGLLTNKYLKGVPSDSRITAEGSFLKSFLSDDNLKRVRELNEIAASRGQSLAQMAIAWTLRDTRVTSALIGARNVEQLDNSLDAVKRLEFTADELSAIDQHAQDGEIDLWKDAREGTE; encoded by the coding sequence ATGAATTACGTAGCGGATGCGAAGCGGTATGACGGAGCGCAGTTTCGACGGAGTGGGCGATCGGGGATTGTACTGCCACCTGTTTCACTTGGGCTTTGGCAGAACTTTGGCGGCGTTAACTCGTTCGAGACCGGGCGAGCCATGGTGCGCCGCGCATTTGACCGCGGCGTAACGCACTTTGATTTGGCGAACAATTATGGGCCTCCGTATGGATCGGCCGAGGAGAATTTCGGCGAGATTTTGCGCAAGGATTTTCGCGGCTATCGCAACGAGCTTTTGATCTCTTCCAAGGCCGGTTGGGATATGTGGCCGGGGCCTTATGGTATCGGCGGTTCGCGTAAGTATCTGCTCGCCTCCCTGGATGAAAGCCTGCAGCGCATGGGTCTGGAGTACGTGGATATTTTCTATTCGCATCGGCCCTCGATGGATGTTCCTCTGGAAGAGACGATGGGCGCGCTGGCTCATGCTGTTCGACAGGGCAAGGCTTTGTATGTGGGCATCTCTTCTTACAGTCCAGAGCGGACGCGCGAGGCTGCGAAGATTTTGAAGAGCGAAGGCGTGCCGCTGCTGATTCATCAGCCGTCTTACTCGATGCTGAACCGGTGGATCGAGAAGGATCTGCTGGCTACCCTGGATGAGTTGGGAGTGGGATGCATTGCGTTTTCTCCGCTGGCGCAGGGTCTGCTGACGAACAAGTATCTGAAGGGTGTTCCGAGCGATTCTCGGATCACTGCTGAAGGCTCGTTTTTGAAGTCCTTTTTAAGCGATGACAATCTCAAACGAGTTCGTGAGTTGAATGAGATTGCAGCGAGTCGAGGCCAGTCCCTGGCGCAGATGGCGATTGCGTGGACGCTTCGTGATACGCGCGTAACTTCAGCCTTGATTGGCGCGCGCAATGTGGAGCAGCTTGATAACTCGCTGGACGCGGTGAAGAGGCTTGAGTTTACAGCGGATGAGTTGAGCGCGATCGATCAACATGCGCAGGATGGGGAAATCGATCTTTGGAAAGATGCGCGTGAAGGAACAGAGTAG
- a CDS encoding deoxyhypusine synthase family protein → MSIKEFVKHHYRHFNAAALVDAAEGYIKLVESGGKMFVTMGGAMSTAELGLSLAEMIRQDKVHAITCTGANLEEDVFNLVAHDFYERVPNYRDLTPEDEVKLLSRHMNRVTDTCIPEMEAMRRIEKVVLKEWMRADQANEHYFPHQFMYKILLSGDLKDSYQIDPKNSWLLAAAEKNLPMFVPGWEDSTLGNMYAGHCISGDVKKVHTVRTGIEYMMELAEWYTKTTAETPLGFFQIAGGIAGDFPICVVPMLHQDLQREHVPLWAYFCQISDSTTSYGSYSGAVPNEKITWGKLGVDTPKFIIESDATIVAPLIFAYVLGW, encoded by the coding sequence TTGTCGATTAAGGAATTTGTTAAACATCATTATCGTCATTTCAATGCCGCTGCGCTGGTGGATGCGGCGGAGGGTTACATCAAGCTGGTTGAGTCCGGCGGCAAGATGTTTGTAACTATGGGCGGCGCGATGAGTACGGCCGAGTTGGGTTTAAGCCTGGCGGAGATGATCCGTCAGGACAAGGTTCATGCGATTACCTGCACGGGCGCGAATCTTGAAGAGGATGTCTTCAATCTTGTCGCACATGACTTCTATGAACGCGTGCCGAATTATCGCGATCTGACTCCAGAAGATGAGGTCAAGTTACTGAGCCGGCATATGAATCGCGTGACCGATACCTGCATCCCGGAGATGGAGGCGATGCGGCGTATTGAGAAGGTTGTGCTGAAGGAATGGATGAGGGCAGACCAGGCAAATGAGCACTACTTCCCGCATCAGTTCATGTACAAGATTTTGCTTTCGGGAGACTTGAAGGACTCTTATCAGATCGACCCCAAGAACAGTTGGTTGCTGGCTGCGGCGGAAAAGAATCTGCCCATGTTTGTACCGGGCTGGGAGGATTCAACGCTGGGCAATATGTATGCCGGGCACTGCATCTCTGGCGATGTGAAGAAGGTTCACACGGTGCGCACGGGCATTGAGTACATGATGGAATTGGCGGAGTGGTACACGAAGACGACTGCAGAAACGCCACTGGGGTTCTTTCAGATTGCGGGCGGTATTGCAGGCGACTTTCCTATTTGCGTGGTCCCGATGCTGCATCAGGATTTGCAGCGCGAGCATGTGCCTCTCTGGGCTTACTTCTGCCAGATCAGCGATTCGACGACGAGCTATGGTTCGTATTCGGGCGCGGTGCCAAACGAGAAGATTACGTGGGGCAAGCTTGGTGTCGATACACCGAAGTTCATCATTGAATCGGACGCGACGATTGTAGCGCCGCTGATTTTTGCTTACGTTCTGGGTTGGTAG